In Microbacterium sp. zg-Y818, the genomic window GAGCGCGACCGAGGCGATCCCGAAGTCCGCCAACGGCAGGTAGGCGCCGGTGGGGTGGGAGTCGGCCGCCGGTGCGACCGACTGGATCGTCGGTGCGATGGCGGGGCTCAACGTGCCCTCCCACTTCGCGCCGAGGAACTGGCGCTTGGCGGGTGCGGTGACGCCCCGCACGTTCAGGAACGGGTGCGCGGCGACGTTGATGGTCGCCGGCACCTCCACCGGCAGGAAGTTCGTCGCCGTGACGGTGCAGGTGGTGGTGGAGCCGCGGCGGATGCTCTCGGGCTCACACGACTGCCCGAGCGCCACCTCCGCCTCGCGCACGTTCGCCGCGAGCGGGATCACCACGTCCGAACCGCCGCGGGTCGGGGTGAGGGTGATCTCGCCCTGCTGCCACCCCTCCGCCGCTTCCAGTCCGTCGATGATCACCGACAGCCGCTTGGACGCGCCCGGAGCGACGGTGAACCGCGACGGGAAGACCGTCACCCGCAGGCCCCCGGTGGACTCGTCGCTGACGCGGAAGGTCTGCGGTCGGTCGGTGACGTTGGTCACGGTGCGGGTGGTCTCGATGGCACCGGGCATGGGATCGACGTAGATGCTCGGGATGTTGAGGTCCACGCGCCCCTGGGGGTCGGCGGCGCTCGCGGCGAACCGTTCAGCCGTCTCGGCGATGGTGAGCATCGGCGCCACAGCGCGGTCCGCGCGGATGCTGCCGGCCCCGCGGTCGAACACGCCGGCGGGGGAGCCGTCCGCGTTGACCACGTCCTGCAGCGACGAGGTCATGAGCGCCGACTTGACCTGACCGGGGGTGAATTCGGGCCGGGCGGCGATCACGAGGGCCGCGACGCCTGCCGCGTGGGGCGACGACATCGAGGTGCCGGCGATGGCCTGGTAGTACTGGCCGTCGGGGCCGGCATCGGGGCTGCTCGGCGCGGGGGTGTTGCCGGCCAGCACCTGGACGCCCGGGGCGGTGATGTCGGGCTTGAGGAACTCTCCGATGGGGCCTCGCGAGCTGAAGCTCGCCATGACGTCGCCCGGGCCGGGGCTCGCCTGCCCGGGACCCCACGAGGCGGTGACGCCGGGGCGGGTCAGGAAGGCGAGAAGCTCGTCGTTGGGTCCCTCGAGGTGGATCGTCGGGAGGAAGTGGTTGTCGGTGGCGGTGTCCTGCAGGGTGGGGTTGTACAGGATCATTCCCGCAGCGTCGCCGAGCAGGGCGTTGTATCCCTTCGCGACGCGGGCGTTGCCGCCTCGCTCGCACGCCACGACCGTGCCGGCGAGCGAGCCGTCGGCGAAGGGCTGCTCGCAGCGGATGCCGCCGGTGTAGCCAGGGACGGCGTCGGCGCGCACCACGGGGGCGTCGGTGACGCCCTGCGTGACGGTCGCGCCGCTCTTGGTCAGCGTGCCGCCGTCGGTGGCGGAGAGCTCGAGGGTCGAGGCGAAGACCCGGTCGAGGGTGGAGGCGGCCACGGTCGTCGTCCAGGGGCCGGCGTGGTTGGCCGTGGACGCCCCGGGGCCGGAGTTGCCGGCCGAGGCGTGCACCGCCACCCCTGCGGCATACGCGTCGAGGAACGCCATCTCCACCGGGTCGGTGTAGACGTTCGCCGACCCGCTGACGGAGTAGTTGATGACGTCGACGCCGTCCAGGATGGTCTGCTCCACGGCGGCGACGAGGTCGGAGTTGTATCCACCGGCTGGGCCGAGTGCCCGGTACGCGATGATCGACGCTCCCGGTGCGATGCCGCTGATGGGGCCGTGGTCGGCGCCGAGCACGAGGGCGCTGTCCACGGCGCTGCCGGCGGCGGTGGTGGCGGTGTGCGTGCCGTGCCCGTCGGAGTCGCGGGCGGAGCAGACGTCAGTGCCGCAGAAGTCGATGGCTCCGGCGGGCTCTTCGGCGAGCACCTGGTAGGCGTCGAGCAACGCGTATGCGCCGACCAGCTTGTCGTTGCAGGCGAAGTCGTCACCGGCGCCCTCCGCGCCGCCGCCGAACTCGCAGGCCCACGGTCCGCCTTCGGGGGTGGGGATGCCGTTGTCTGCGAGCATCGGGTGCTCGGGCCAGATGCCTGAGTCGATGACGCCGACGATGACACCCGCTCCTGCCTGGTCGCGACCGCCGAGGCTCGGCCACACCTTGTCGGCGCCGACGAAGGCCGACCCGTCGTTGTCGAGGCCGTCGGCGTCGTGGGCGTCCGGTCCGGGGGCTTCCTCCGGTGCCGGGGTCTCCTCGGGTGCCGGGGTCTCTTCGGGCGCGGCGGTCTCTTCGGGCGCGGGAGTCTCTTCCGGTGCCGGGGTCTCCTCCGGTGCGGCCGTCTCTTCGGGAACGGCGGTCTCCTCGGGCGCGGGGGTCTCTTCCGGTGCCGGGGTCTCCTCCGGTGCGGGGGTCTCCTCGGGGGCTGCGGTCCCCTGGACGCGCAGGGCGTTGTCCTGCACGGCGGCGACCGTCTCGAGTCCGGCGACGTCCTTCGCGCGGTTGGCGGGGAGGATGATCGACAGACCGCCGTAGACGGTCACATGACGCGACAGCAGTTCGGCACCGGGGACGGCTGCCTGGATCTCGGCGAAGGCGGCATCCAGTTGCTCCTGCACATACGCGGTGTACGCCGAGACATCGCTGTCGGCCACATCGCGGCCGGTGACGGCGGGGCTCGTCGCGGCGAGGCCCTCGATGCCGCCGGCGTAGGCGGCGACCGGGTCGACGTCGACCTTGACCATGATCGCCGTCTGGCCCGAGTCGGTGCGGCCGAGGACGTCGGGGTCGCTCTCGGCGAGCTTGCCCGTGGCTGATCGGGCGTCGGACTCGGCCGGCCCCTCGGGCGAGACCGGGCTTGCGGTGAAGTCGTCGGCGCCGGTGGTCGCGTGGGCGGGGGGAGCGAGCATGACCAGCAGGAGCACCGTCACCCCCAGCGCGGCGAACAGCTGCAGCAAACGCGGGAACGACAGTGATCGAGTCATCCGGGGGGCCTCCGTCAGCGAACCTGGGTGTTCGGTAGGAGAAACCTACGTTTCACCTGAGAGCAAGCGCAATGATGTCCGTGCGGGCTCTCATCGAACTCTCATCTTGCGAGGTCAGTACGCGGAACGCGGGGCATCGTGCTCACGTCGCGCCCACCGTGCGCTGAGGGCTTCCGAGCCGCGGGCGAGGAGCGCGACGTCGGCGTCGACCGCCACGAAGGATGCGCCCGCGTCGAGGTGGCGCTCGGCCACGGCGGGGTCGAACGCGTTGACGCCAACGGGCTTGCCGGCCGCGCGCACCGCCTCGAAGGTGCGCCGGACTGCCGCCGAGACGTCGGGATGCGACTGCTGACCCAGAAGACCCATCGAGGCAGCCAGGTCGGCCGGCCCGACGAAGACGCCGTCGACCCCATCCACGC contains:
- a CDS encoding S8 family serine peptidase codes for the protein MTRSLSFPRLLQLFAALGVTVLLLVMLAPPAHATTGADDFTASPVSPEGPAESDARSATGKLAESDPDVLGRTDSGQTAIMVKVDVDPVAAYAGGIEGLAATSPAVTGRDVADSDVSAYTAYVQEQLDAAFAEIQAAVPGAELLSRHVTVYGGLSIILPANRAKDVAGLETVAAVQDNALRVQGTAAPEETPAPEETPAPEETPAPEETAVPEETAAPEETPAPEETPAPEETAAPEETPAPEETPAPEEAPGPDAHDADGLDNDGSAFVGADKVWPSLGGRDQAGAGVIVGVIDSGIWPEHPMLADNGIPTPEGGPWACEFGGGAEGAGDDFACNDKLVGAYALLDAYQVLAEEPAGAIDFCGTDVCSARDSDGHGTHTATTAAGSAVDSALVLGADHGPISGIAPGASIIAYRALGPAGGYNSDLVAAVEQTILDGVDVINYSVSGSANVYTDPVEMAFLDAYAAGVAVHASAGNSGPGASTANHAGPWTTTVAASTLDRVFASTLELSATDGGTLTKSGATVTQGVTDAPVVRADAVPGYTGGIRCEQPFADGSLAGTVVACERGGNARVAKGYNALLGDAAGMILYNPTLQDTATDNHFLPTIHLEGPNDELLAFLTRPGVTASWGPGQASPGPGDVMASFSSRGPIGEFLKPDITAPGVQVLAGNTPAPSSPDAGPDGQYYQAIAGTSMSSPHAAGVAALVIAARPEFTPGQVKSALMTSSLQDVVNADGSPAGVFDRGAGSIRADRAVAPMLTIAETAERFAASAADPQGRVDLNIPSIYVDPMPGAIETTRTVTNVTDRPQTFRVSDESTGGLRVTVFPSRFTVAPGASKRLSVIIDGLEAAEGWQQGEITLTPTRGGSDVVIPLAANVREAEVALGQSCEPESIRRGSTTTCTVTATNFLPVEVPATINVAAHPFLNVRGVTAPAKRQFLGAKWEGTLSPAIAPTIQSVAPAADSHPTGAYLPLADFGIASVALGDESIMNFAVPSFSYGGEVYDRVGVVSNGYVVVGGGTSADVSYQSTGIPNPASPNNVLAPHWTDLNPEAGGAVRVSTLSDGVTNFLVIEWEDVPTYSGNAVNTFQTWIALGATEAIWFAYGDAPVADSATGAVTGAENRDGTSGVVADPPSAGDVYAITTAPPTAGGTVSFDYTLTGVLRGQWDTWATLTSPQLRATPAEQTTITVR